CACGTGCCCGCGGAGCCGTGGGACATGCGCGACGACGCGGGCGGCCCCATGACCGAGGGGATGGGGCAATTCTTCGGCCGCGTCGTCGAGGACGAGCGCTGGCTGCGCGACGTGGCCGGCGCTCCCGCGGAGCTCGTGAGCCGCTTCGGCGCGCACGCGAGAAAAAAGAATCTCTACCGCCTCCGCTTTACGCTCGCCCTGCTCCGCTTCGAGCGCGCGATGTTCGAGAGTCCCTCCCGGGACCTCAATAAGCTCTGGTGGGACCTTGTGGAGAAAACTGTGGGCGTCGCCCGCCGCGACGAGGTTTTCCCCTGGGGGGGCATCGTGCATTTCACGACGCATCCCGTGTACCTTCAGAACTACCTGCTCGCGGACATGATTTGCGATTCCCTCTGGGAGCACGTCGAGGAGAACGCGGGCGGCGTGGTCGGAAGCGCGCGGCTCGCTTCTTACCTTGATGAAACCTTTTTCCGGCACGGGGCCGCAAAGCCGTGGCGGAAGCTCTACCGGAAGGCGCTCGGAAAGAAGCTGGGCGCCGACGCGTACATTCGCTACCGCCTGGGAAAATAGCCGCCATGCACGTTTTGAGCAAAGAGATCCTGGATGCGCTCGCGAGGCGCTACGGCCGCGAATATCTTAAAAATGACCCAGAGTATTTCCCTCACTGCTACGCTGAACCACGTGATAAGGAAGTTGTTGCGTTCCTTGCGGCACTTCTTGCGTACGGAAACATCAAACAAATTTTCCGAAGCGTCAAAGCGATTATAGATATCTTGGGTGAGGAACCTTGTCAAGCCATCATTACAACAAAACCGAGGCAGTGGCACCAAGCACTTTGCGGATTCCGCCATCGCGTCACAAAAGGGGCAAGCATGGCGCAGGCGCTGGAATTGGTGGGAGAGATTTTGCGCGAGCATGGTTCGCTCGAAGCCTTGTTCCTCGAAGGCTACCGGCCTCGGGATATGATGGAATCGCTTGCACGCTTCGCCGAAGTGTTTTACAAGCGTTCTTCGCATCCAGATCTCCTCAAACACCTGCTTCCCTTGCCGAGAAATGGAAGTGCATGCAAACGGCTCAACCTGTTCCTTCGTTGGGTGGTGCGCGGAGACGACGGAATTGACCTGGGGCTGTGGAAACGTGTGCGGGCGGCCGATCTCGTGATGCCGCTCGACACCCACGTGGCGCGCTTCGGGCGCCTGTTCGGCCTCACGAAACGCAAGACCGGGGATTGGCGGATGGCCGAGGAGATTACGGGCGGCCTGCGCGCGTTTTGCCCGCATGACCCCGTGCGCTACGACTTCGCCATCGCGTGGGCGGGCGTGGAGGGCGCGTGGAGGACGGCCACGTCGGCCCGGGCGCTCCTCGACGGCGCTGGGAGCCGCGGCGGCGGAGGGGGTCGGTGACGTGAAGCGCGCGCTGTGGATCGTTCTCACCCTGCTCATCGCGGTCGCGGCCCTGGAAGCCGCGCTCTGGGGCTTGGCTTTCTTGAGGCACAAGCCGCTCCGGACGCTCGAGGATTTCTCCTCGCACGCGCTGTGGCGGGAGATGCCCGAGGGCGCGGCCTTCGCCGTCCTCGGCTACGATGTCGCCGGGGCGCTTCCCCCCGATGAAACCCTTTGGCGGGGGATGGAGCTGCTCGCCGAGCAGGGGAATATCGCGCTCTCTCGCGAGGTCTTCGAGCGGAGGTACGCGCAGCTTAGGCCCATGCTCGGAGGCGAGGTGGCGTTCGCGCTCTATCCGGGCGAGGGCGGGGAGGAGCGCCCGGCGTTCTGGCTCGCGGCGCGGCCGCGCCCGTCGGTCCGCTCGCTTTTCCGGCTGACGGAGCTTTGCACGCAGGCGTGGGCCCTCTGGAAGGCCGCCTTGTCGAAAAAGTCGCTGCCCGACAAAAGGCTTCCCGACGGCACGCCGGTTTACCTGGACTACCGGCGCGGCACGTTCTATGCGGCCGCCTTTCCCCCGCTTCAGAAGGGCGCGCGCGCCGGCGAGCCCCTTTTCGACGAGCAGGCGCGCGATGGCTGGCTGGCCGCTTTGGGGGAGGAGGGCGAAAGCGGCCGGGACATCTCGGGCGTCACCGCGGCCCGTTTCGGCGAGCAGCGGGCCTGGGGGATTTTTCACCTTCAGGCCGGGCGGCTCGAGTCCCGCTGGAGCGCGACGCTCGCCGAGGAGGAGGCCGCGCTTTGCCGGATAGCCGCGCGACCGTTTTCGCTTCCCCCCGAGGCCGAGGAGGAGGCCGCGCTTCTCGTCCAGCATGCGCTCTCGTTCGGCGTGCTCGATCCGGGCGATTTCGAGCACAATTTACCGCTCGACCTCGGGACGGCGCTCGACGCGGTCGCGGCGCTGCGCGCACTGTGCGTCTTCGCTCCCGAAGGAGGTGCGACGCTCCCCGGGACCGCCCTTTATTTCGTCCCGGAGCCCGCGAGGCAGAAAGAGCTTTCGGGATTCCTGAACTCGCTTCTATACCTTGGGACGTGG
The DNA window shown above is from Acidobacteriota bacterium and carries:
- a CDS encoding TIGR02757 family protein, translating into MHVLSKEILDALARRYGREYLKNDPEYFPHCYAEPRDKEVVAFLAALLAYGNIKQIFRSVKAIIDILGEEPCQAIITTKPRQWHQALCGFRHRVTKGASMAQALELVGEILREHGSLEALFLEGYRPRDMMESLARFAEVFYKRSSHPDLLKHLLPLPRNGSACKRLNLFLRWVVRGDDGIDLGLWKRVRAADLVMPLDTHVARFGRLFGLTKRKTGDWRMAEEITGGLRAFCPHDPVRYDFAIAWAGVEGAWRTATSARALLDGAGSRGGGGGR